The Persephonella sp. IF05-L8 genome contains a region encoding:
- a CDS encoding sulfurtransferase TusA family protein, protein MIKNGIYRDYLKDIEEFNRLYRDFKEGKAFESDFKNFRLVNGIYGQRQKEFHMVRIKIPAGILTAEQINEIADIGDTFSNGVAHVTTRQDIQYHWIKLEDVPQIIKRINEAGLTTKDACGNALRNITASYLSGVCPNEIIDVGRVAQKLTELLIGKYENLPRKFKIGFACCEEHSFLVPFNDIGFLPVLNQGKPAFRAFVGGGLGDRPKYPYEYPEVIPLEDLVLFVRSVMELFDRYGDRKNKRHNRLKFLIQKLGIDEFFRLLKEEIQKNSAEYEKFQCDAVYVEEKEENILPEGKNPQHQIWIETNVIPQRQKDLFAVLIRLPLGNITTGKLRKIAEISRDYSVQVRTTQDQNIALINVHREMLDKIYHSLKEAGLQDYGASTYLDITSCPGSETCSLGITSSRDLSRAIYEKLPKDPETVRKLKNITIKVSGCPNACAHHHVASIGLHGIAVKIEDTLIPAYVIHLGGNGTLHNQKIGYTGIKIPAKNVPDAVIELLNFYLENSYQNENFEDFVERITPEKINKLLEKHKELYKKVEYNVDWGSDKQFSLEDLGTGECAGIIADRVEEALKEGERLIKQAETHINRGLPEDAVVHIEKAVDIISSGLLIPFGVKAEGKDAREKFTEQIIGRKLVDEKFIKLLDRQIKNPHELVNTAKEFYTVCKETYLKLRRETEEKRKEKKEEKGRKEFLDLRGVECPFNFVKAKYKLKEMDVGSILVITIDGEEAIRSVPQSLRDEGHEIIDIQEEKDYYTVVVRKR, encoded by the coding sequence ATGATAAAAAACGGCATTTACAGAGATTACCTAAAGGATATTGAGGAGTTCAACAGGCTATACAGGGATTTTAAGGAAGGAAAAGCATTTGAAAGTGATTTTAAAAATTTCAGACTTGTGAACGGCATCTACGGTCAGAGACAGAAAGAGTTTCATATGGTAAGAATTAAGATACCTGCTGGCATATTAACAGCTGAACAGATAAATGAGATAGCAGATATTGGGGACACTTTCTCAAACGGGGTTGCCCACGTAACAACAAGACAGGATATACAGTACCACTGGATAAAATTGGAAGATGTTCCCCAGATAATAAAAAGGATAAACGAGGCAGGTCTTACAACAAAAGATGCCTGCGGAAATGCTCTTAGAAACATAACAGCAAGTTATTTATCAGGGGTGTGCCCAAATGAGATAATAGATGTGGGGAGGGTAGCCCAGAAACTTACTGAACTGCTTATAGGAAAGTACGAAAATCTTCCAAGGAAATTCAAGATAGGTTTTGCCTGCTGTGAAGAACACAGCTTTCTTGTGCCTTTTAATGATATAGGTTTTTTACCAGTGCTAAATCAGGGAAAACCTGCATTCAGGGCTTTTGTAGGAGGCGGTCTGGGGGACAGACCTAAATACCCTTACGAATATCCTGAGGTTATACCTCTTGAAGACCTTGTCCTGTTTGTAAGGTCGGTTATGGAACTTTTTGACAGATATGGGGACAGAAAAAATAAAAGACACAACAGGCTAAAATTTTTAATCCAGAAATTGGGAATAGATGAGTTTTTTAGACTGCTGAAGGAGGAGATACAGAAAAATTCGGCAGAATATGAAAAATTCCAGTGTGATGCTGTATACGTTGAGGAGAAAGAGGAAAATATCCTTCCAGAAGGAAAAAATCCCCAGCATCAAATCTGGATAGAAACAAACGTTATTCCCCAGAGACAGAAAGACCTTTTTGCTGTCCTTATCAGGCTTCCACTTGGAAATATAACGACAGGAAAATTGAGAAAAATAGCCGAAATATCACGGGATTATTCAGTTCAGGTAAGGACAACTCAGGATCAGAACATCGCCCTGATAAATGTTCATAGAGAGATGCTGGATAAGATTTATCATTCTCTCAAAGAGGCAGGATTACAGGATTACGGTGCATCAACATACCTTGATATAACATCATGCCCTGGGTCTGAAACATGTAGTCTGGGAATAACCTCATCAAGAGATTTATCAAGGGCTATTTATGAAAAACTTCCTAAAGACCCTGAAACTGTAAGGAAACTAAAAAACATTACAATAAAGGTAAGTGGGTGTCCCAACGCATGTGCCCACCATCATGTTGCATCAATCGGACTTCACGGCATAGCTGTGAAAATTGAGGATACACTGATACCTGCTTATGTTATACATCTGGGAGGAAACGGAACCCTTCACAACCAGAAAATCGGATATACAGGGATAAAAATTCCTGCAAAGAATGTTCCTGATGCAGTAATAGAGCTTCTTAATTTTTATCTTGAAAACAGCTATCAGAACGAGAATTTTGAAGATTTTGTTGAGAGGATAACACCTGAGAAAATAAACAAACTTCTTGAAAAACACAAAGAGCTTTATAAAAAAGTGGAATACAATGTTGACTGGGGTTCAGATAAACAGTTCTCACTTGAAGACCTCGGCACTGGAGAGTGTGCAGGTATAATCGCAGACAGGGTTGAAGAAGCCTTAAAAGAAGGTGAAAGACTTATAAAACAGGCTGAAACACACATAAACAGGGGGCTTCCTGAAGATGCAGTCGTCCATATAGAAAAGGCTGTTGATATTATATCATCAGGTCTTCTTATTCCATTTGGTGTAAAAGCAGAAGGAAAAGATGCCAGAGAAAAGTTTACAGAACAGATAATAGGCAGAAAACTTGTTGATGAAAAATTTATAAAGCTCCTTGACAGGCAGATAAAAAATCCCCATGAACTGGTAAATACAGCAAAAGAGTTTTATACCGTATGTAAGGAAACATACCTGAAGCTCAGGAGGGAAACAGAAGAAAAAAGAAAGGAGAAAAAAGAAGAGAAAGGAAGAAAAGAGTTTTTAGACCTGAGAGGAGTAGAATGCCCCTTCAACTTTGTTAAGGCTAAGTATAAACTGAAAGAGATGGATGTAGGCTCAATACTTGTTATAACTATTGATGGAGAAGAAGCGATTAGAAGCGTTCCACAGAGTTTAAGAGATGAAGGACATGAGATTATTGATATACAGGAGGAGAAAGATTATTATACTGTTGTGGTAAGAAAGAGGTAG
- the sat gene encoding sulfate adenylyltransferase: MIQPHGGKLIKRIADNEERDFILSLNLKRIYIEKDEALDAEKIAIGSFSPLEGFMDREDLKSVCSHLSLKNGIVWSIPILLQIDDPSHLKIGEKVLLVDKTDNNPVAVMDISDIYKLNKKEIANTVFGTLDENHPGVKRLFSKGDYSIGGKIKLLNRPSFPNKEYELDPEETREIFRERGWKTVVAFQTRNAPHRAHEYLHRLGMEIAEGLFIHPIIGLKKEGDFDSSVILKAYQILINSYYPHRKVLLAGLSTSMRYAGPREAVFHAIVRKNYGCTHFMVGRDHAGVGDYYDPFAAHKIFDEIPDIGIKIVKFYNVFHCDRCGGIVSENTCSHPEEMITKISMTKIRKALSEGKRPPSTMLREEVADFLIENFNLVTEDYR; the protein is encoded by the coding sequence ATGATACAGCCCCACGGAGGAAAACTTATAAAAAGAATTGCAGACAACGAAGAAAGGGATTTCATTCTGTCCCTTAATTTAAAAAGGATATACATAGAAAAAGATGAGGCGTTAGATGCGGAAAAAATAGCGATAGGTAGTTTTTCACCTCTTGAGGGCTTTATGGACAGGGAGGATTTAAAATCTGTCTGCAGTCATTTAAGCCTTAAAAATGGAATTGTTTGGTCTATTCCTATTTTGCTCCAGATTGATGATCCTTCCCACTTAAAAATTGGTGAAAAGGTTTTGCTTGTGGACAAAACAGATAACAATCCTGTAGCTGTTATGGACATATCAGACATCTACAAACTGAACAAAAAAGAAATCGCCAACACAGTCTTTGGAACACTTGATGAGAACCATCCGGGGGTAAAAAGGCTTTTCTCAAAAGGGGACTACAGCATCGGAGGAAAGATAAAACTTCTAAACAGACCATCTTTCCCAAATAAAGAGTACGAACTTGACCCTGAAGAAACAAGGGAGATATTCAGGGAAAGGGGGTGGAAAACTGTTGTTGCCTTCCAGACAAGGAATGCACCCCACAGAGCCCATGAGTATCTCCACAGGTTAGGCATGGAAATAGCTGAGGGACTTTTCATTCACCCGATAATAGGATTAAAAAAAGAAGGGGATTTTGACAGCTCGGTTATCTTAAAGGCATACCAGATTTTAATAAACAGCTACTACCCGCACAGAAAAGTTTTACTTGCAGGGCTGTCAACATCTATGAGATACGCAGGTCCAAGGGAAGCTGTTTTCCATGCAATAGTCAGAAAAAATTACGGCTGTACCCATTTTATGGTAGGTAGAGACCACGCAGGTGTAGGAGATTATTACGACCCTTTTGCTGCCCACAAGATATTTGATGAGATACCTGATATAGGTATAAAGATAGTCAAGTTTTACAATGTGTTCCACTGCGACAGATGCGGTGGAATAGTATCAGAAAATACCTGCTCACACCCTGAAGAGATGATAACAAAAATCAGCATGACAAAAATAAGAAAAGCCCTCTCTGAAGGGAAAAGACCTCCTTCAACAATGCTCAGGGAGGAGGTTGCTGACTTTTTAATTGAAAACTTTAATCTTGTAACGGAGGATTACAGATGA